A single Nitrospiria bacterium DNA region contains:
- a CDS encoding DUF3800 domain-containing protein: MLVFVDESGDSGLKIGEGSTSHFVVALVVFEDNEEAEAADQRISLLRRELRLHPGFEFHFNKCHPGIRKAFLNAITPYNFFYFGIVINKAKLYGEGFRYQEPFYKYVSSLVFENAKPHLDDATVIFDGSGSKGFRRQLEVYLKKRVNTPQATRKIRKVKIQDSARNNLIQLADMICGAIGRSTRKDKKDSQSYRKMIKAREIYVQTWPK; encoded by the coding sequence ATGCTGGTCTTCGTTGACGAATCAGGGGATTCCGGCCTGAAGATTGGGGAAGGGTCCACTTCGCACTTTGTTGTTGCTCTGGTGGTATTTGAGGATAACGAAGAAGCTGAGGCGGCGGATCAACGGATTTCTTTGTTGCGAAGAGAGCTGAGGCTACATCCAGGATTTGAATTTCATTTTAATAAATGCCATCCGGGAATAAGGAAAGCGTTTTTGAATGCAATAACACCATACAATTTTTTCTATTTTGGTATCGTTATAAATAAGGCTAAATTATATGGAGAAGGCTTTCGATACCAAGAACCTTTTTATAAATACGTCAGTAGCTTGGTCTTTGAAAATGCAAAGCCTCACTTGGATGATGCCACCGTGATATTTGATGGAAGCGGTAGTAAAGGTTTTCGGAGACAACTGGAAGTTTACTTGAAAAAAAGGGTCAATACACCTCAGGCCACCAGGAAAATACGGAAGGTTAAAATTCAGGATTCTGCAAGAAACAACCTCATTCAACTTGCTGATATGATATGTGGGGCGATTGGGCGAAGCACGAGGAAGGACAAGAAGGACTCTCAGAGCTATAGGAAGATGATTAAAGCCAGGGAAATTTATGTACAAACATGGCCCAAATAA